Proteins co-encoded in one Amblyraja radiata isolate CabotCenter1 chromosome 24, sAmbRad1.1.pri, whole genome shotgun sequence genomic window:
- the myog gene encoding myogenin isoform X2, whose amino-acid sequence MELFETNPFYFTDQRFFDNENLFPSRLQGFDQPVFDQRLGTGLSADGMSLEGGVDEHVYPVSELQQQHRQLQQQPHDCHGQCLLWACKTCKRKSVTLDRRKAATLREKRRLKKVNEAFEALKRSTLLNPNQRLPKVEILRSAIQYIERLQVLLGTLNQQEKLHYSGSSNTRQGVGVASKCGSSSASCSPEWSSSSDQCNTPYNPPSGRDQAVYNNRITYYL is encoded by the exons ATGGAGCTGTTTGAAACCAATCCTTTCTATTTCACAGACCAGCGTTTCTTCGACAACGAGAATCTCTTCCCTTCGCGCCTGCAGGGCTTTGACCAGCCCGTGTTTGACCAGCGCCTGGGGACGGGTCTGAGCGCCGATGGCATGTCGCTGGAAGGCGGCGTGGATGAGCACGTGTACCCGGTGTCGGAGCtgcaacagcaacaccggcaaCTGCAGCAGCAACCGCACGACTGTCACGGTCAGTGCCTGCTGTGGGCGTGCAAGACCTGCAAGAGGAAATCCGTGACCCTGGACAGGAGAAAAGCGGCCACCCTAAGAGAGAAGAGGAGATTGAAGAAGGTCAACGAGGCGTTCGAGGCTTTGAAGCGAAGTACTTTGCTGAATCCCAACCAGAGACTGCCCAAAGTGGAAATCCTTCGCAGCGCCATTCAGTACATCGAGAGACTCCAGGTGCTGCTCGGCACTTTGAACCAACAGGAGAAGTTGCATTACAGTGGCAGCAGCAACACGCGTCAAGGG GTGGGCGTAGCCAGTAAATGTGGATCAAGCAGCGCCTCCTGCAGTCCCGAGTGGAGCAGTTCCTCCGATCAATGCAACACTCCGTACAATCCTCCCAGCGGTAGGGACCAGGCTGTGTACAACAACAGG